A region of the Planctomycetia bacterium genome:
CCGGCGATCGCGAGCCATTGGCCTTCGCGCAAATTCACTTGCGTCGAGACGCTCTGCGTATCGAGACTCGGAATTCCGTTGACGCCGCCGACCGAGGTGCTGATTTGGCTGACCGTCGGCACGACTTGCAACCGGATGTGATCTTTGTCGAGCACGGTCGGCGTGAATTGCAGCTGCGTACCGAAACCTTGGAACTGATTGACCGTTCCGCCGATGCCGTTGATGCCGACCACGGTCGGCACGGCGAACTGTCCGCCGTCGATGAAGTAAGCGGGATAGCCGCTGATCGTCACGAGGTTCGGTTCGGCCAAGACTTTCGTCGTGCGGTTGCTGCTCAAAGCGCTGAGCGTGAGTTGTACGTCGGTCGAGCTCAAAACCGCTTGATAAGCACCCGCGACGTTGAGGTTCGTGGTCACGCTGAAGTCGCCGGCCTGGGCGGCGAACTGCGAGCCGATCGTACGGAGCGCTCCGCGGTTGAGGCGGGCGATGCGAACCTTGAGCAACACCTGATGCTCGCCGGGAACCTCGAGCATGCTGATGACCGAGTTCGAGGCCCAATCGTTGTTGCCGAAGCCGGCCAGTCGGGCCCCTCGACCACCGTATCCGAGACCGGATCCGAAACCGGCGCTACCGGGTCCGAGCAGACCGCCGTTTTGATCGACCGACTGACCGCGAACGATCGACATGATCGCCATGGATTCTTGCGCGTCGCGAGCTTGTCCGCGGACGACCAACTTATCGGCGACGGAAATCAACTGGATATGGCTGTTAGGAAACAACTCGTTGATCCGCTTCGCCAATTCGCCGTACTGCGTGCGGCGCACATCGTCTTCCGTCAGATCCGGATGAACCTTTACGAGGTAACGAATGTTCGTATGCAACGGCGTGTTGCCGGGGGCGGGTTGCGCATCGCCGAACCACAACGTCACCGTGGTTTCGCCGATCGAGCGACCGATCAACTCGAACTCGTTGGGAGAAAAGTTGACCGTTTCGACGATCCCTGGTTCGGCGATCGATACGCGTACGATCGGTTGTTTGGTCGTAATCAGCTTCGAGCGGCGCTGAATGAGGTCGAGTCGGACGTCGGGCTCTTGTACGCTGGCGA
Encoded here:
- a CDS encoding pilus assembly protein N-terminal domain-containing protein; amino-acid sequence: PAGQAPNADGGATQAGFDNDPASEPDAVKYRQLPQRHEDMQPSLRERFDANIASVQEPDVRLDLIQRRSKLITTKQPIVRVSIAEPGIVETVNFSPNEFELIGRSIGETTVTLWFGDAQPAPGNTPLHTNIRYLVKVHPDLTEDDVRRTQYGELAKRINELFPNSHIQLISVADKLVVRGQARDAQESMAIMSIVRGQSVDQNGGLLGPGSAGFGSGLGYGGRGARLAGFGNNDWASNSVISMLEVPGEHQVLLKVRIARLNRGALRTIGSQFAAQAGDFSVTTNLNVAGAYQAVLSSTDVQLTLSALSSNRTTKVLAEPNLVTISGYPAYFIDGGQFAVPTVVGINGIGGTVNQFQGFGTQLQFTPTVLDKDHIRLQVVPTVSQISTSVGGVNGIPSLDTQSVSTQVNLREGQWLAIAGLIQDKQDSSKVRIPWIGDIPGLDLFFSRRSVSRDETELVILVSPELVHPLEPEQVPMVLPGMEVTEPDDLDFFLLGRYEGRPDLHHRSTVWPIYQWSTFEARSQAIWGAKQSPGYGSSTGYYMQGATGFSN